The sequence below is a genomic window from Acidobacteriota bacterium.
GGGCGCCATTCCAAGGAGGCGCTGTGCTGGAAGCCGGCGCCGAAGGTGTGGTCCATCACGGAGGTGGTCGATCACCTGGTGGTGGCCACCGATGATTACCGGCCGCGGCTCGATGCCGCCATCGAACGGGCGCCGGAGAGTTCAGTACCCTACAAACCCACCTGGTTCGGGGGCTGGTTCGTCGGCATGTTGGCACCCGGTAAGCGACCCATGAAGACTTCCAAGATCTTCTATCCAACGGCCGCCGCGGTCGATCCCGCAGCCGTACTGGAGCGCTTCGAGAACCGCCAGGAGTTACTCGTCGGCTGGATCGATCGAGCGACCGGGCGGGATCTCAACGGCACCAAGCTCAACACCGCCCTGAAGATCTTGCCGAAGATCTCGATCGGCGACGCCCTCGACCTGCTGGTCACCCACCAGCGCCGCCATCTGGAGCAGATCGAGCGGTCGCTGGCGCATCCGGAGTTTCCCGGGTCCTAGGTTCTGGCGTCCTAGGCGCCAGCAGCCCGTCGAGCGCTCGACGGATTTCCTGGGGATCGATCCACACCTGGCGTGAGGCGATG
It includes:
- a CDS encoding DinB family protein encodes the protein MNESSPSAHLDTLAQHAERTTAEVRETFGRHSKEALCWKPAPKVWSITEVVDHLVVATDDYRPRLDAAIERAPESSVPYKPTWFGGWFVGMLAPGKRPMKTSKIFYPTAAAVDPAAVLERFENRQELLVGWIDRATGRDLNGTKLNTALKILPKISIGDALDLLVTHQRRHLEQIERSLAHPEFPGS